AGGCCACGTTCGCCTTAGCCTCACCGCCAAGACGCGAGAGCTTGTAGACGGCCGAGGAGTCGAGCCCGCCGTCCTTCTTCCCGCACAGCGGAAGAAAGCGGGCGTCCGGGGCAATCGTGGCTCCCGAGCCCAGCATTGGCAGCACCCGAAGGCGCTCGCCAGCCGCGATAGAAGAGAGGCGCGGGACAAGGACCGCGTCGAGCCCCTGGGCGCGCACCGCGAACACCGACGCCTCGGGACAGGAGGTGTGGGAAGCGAGAGCGGGGAAGGCGAGAGGCCCACACGGGAGCTAGTGATCCTCCCAGAAGGCAGTCGTCCTCCCGTCGCCCACCGCCACCCGGGAGAGAGAACGGTAGAGCGGCATAAGCCCCCGGAGGCATGCCCAGTGCTCGCCAGCTAGCACGGAACCCCTTGGGTCGAGGAGAAGGCGTCCATCAAGGGCACCGCAAACCCAGGCAGCCCAACGAGAGGGAGAGGCCGAGTGAAGGCGATGGAGAGTCTTCAGCAGCACGGCATCGTTATGAGAGGCAAGGTCGCGGACCCCCAGCCCTCCCTCCTCCCGTGAGAGACACACACGAGCCCAAGCAACCAGGCATTGCGCCCCCAACGCGCGCTCCGCGGCGTTCCAGAGGAAGGCGCGGCGAAGAGAGTCGAGAGCACTGACCACCTTCGGGGGCAGCTTGAGCGCGCCCATGGCGTAGGAAGGGATGGTGTCGAGGACTGCGTTGATCAGGACAAGGCGGAcagcgggagagaggaggagggcaCGCCACCCCGCCAGGTATCTGTCGACTTTGGCGATGATGAACTGGAAGTCGGCGATCCCCAACTTGAAGCACAACAGCGGCAGCCCCAGGTAGGTCTGAGGGAAGGTTTCCACCCGGCAGCCCACCGATTCGACCACCTCTGCCAGGGTAGGGGCGTCGACGTGCATGGGGACGAGCGTACTTTTGGCATAGTTGATGACGAGCCTAGTGGCGGCGGTGAAGGCGTCGAGGGTAGCGCGAAGACGGGCCGCGGCACGCGGACACGCACGCATGATGATGAGCGTGTCATCCGCGTACTGCAACACCAGGGGGAGCCCCGTCCACCAGGGCATAGATGAAATTCTCAGCTATGCTGCGCCCTGGGATGAACCCAGACTGATCTTCGTCGATAGTTGGACTGATCTGCCATTGCAGCCGAGAGGTGAGCCCGCGACACAGCGTTTTGCCGTCGGCGTTCTGAAGAGAGACGGGTCGGAAGGCCTGGGCATGGAAGAAACGAGTATTCTCGTCCCCCTCCCGCACCCGCCGGCACTTCCCCCTCTGCTTCCAGAACGCAGCTTGGCGTAGGACGAACGCCTCCAAGGCACAACGGGCATCAGAACGCAGGGCGTTTTCATCTGCAGAGAGACAACGGGACTCCTCGAGGAAGTCGAAGAGATCAATCAAGAAGACACAGTCGTTTTTAAAGGTGGGAAAAAAACGATGTTGCCTTTTCCAGGTTTTGGCCACGGACCGAAACGCCTTCTTGCGAGAGGCGAGATCCCCGGCCGCGTCCCGGGAACAACGGGCTCCCGTCCAGGAGGGGAGAGTGGCGGCAAGGAAGCGGGGATCGGCAAGCCAGGCGTTCTCAAAGAAGAAGCGCAAGGCCGCAGGGATTTTTGTGGAGGCCGAGACGACCAGGGGGACATGGTCACTGCAAGTGCGTGCCCGAGAGCTAAGCGCCGAGTCGGGGAGGAGGGCATCCCAGCCCGCGTCGAAGAAGACACGATCGAGCCGCTCGAGCGTTGGGGGAGAGCGCCTGTTGGTCCATGTATACAGACGGTCGGAGAGGGGCAACTCAAACCACGCAAGATCATTGATCAGAGAGTTGAAAGTGGCCGCCCGGGCAGCATCGAAGGGAGGCTTGTTCTTCTCGTGCACCCTCCGGATCAGGTTAAAGTCACCGAGGATCGCCCCAAGGGAGGAAGATTGAGGCGGCCACCGCATGGGCATCGAGGACGAACTCGCCAGTGCGCGAGTGGTCAGTGGGGGCATAGACATTGGTGATAGCAAAACAAGGTCGGAGACAGTGGAGCTGAGGACCGTGGTGAGGGTGAAGAGCGAGAAGGACGACGAAACCAGATCGAAAGCGCGAGGGTTCCAAGCAGTGACAATCCCGCCACGGCTCCCCTCCGCGTCCTTGACCACATAGGCAGAGAGGAGACCGGGGAGGAACGTAGCAAGCTTAAACGCATCGAGACTAGAAAGCTTAGTTTCTTGGATACAAACGATATAGGGGTTAATCGAGGCGATCGCATCGCGCACACGCGTACATTTATCAGGATCGCCAAGACCTTGCACGTTCCAAGAGAGGAGCGAGAGGGAGACACAGGGAGACCTAGCCATGGATCCACCACCACAGCACCCGGACGAAAGTAAAGGAGAGACGATAGCTACGATACACGCCTCCCAAACAGGCGGGGCGAAGAAAGGCAGGCTGCACCAGCACACGGGCCGGGGCGACGAGGAGAGCAGGAAGGCAGCTACACATCGGCGCCGCGGTTCACCGGGGCAGCAGAGACGGAGGCAGCAGTACGGAGCTCGGCCACCGCCTTCCTACTGAGAGGACGAACCACAGCCTCTAGAAGCTTGTCCCGGGCCGTACAACCTTGGAGGCGGGGGGAGCATCCCAGCAGCGACTCACGAAGAGCCTTGCGCCGGACCGCCTTCTCCTCCATGCTGACGAAACCAGACGGCTCGGTTCGGGCCAAGCGGGCGCTGCGGCGCTGCACCGCCGCACCATCCAAGGCGTCAGGGCGCTCGTCCACCACCGAGGCACCAGAGCCCACCCCCTCCTCACCAAGCTCGGAGATGACGACGGTCGATAGATCGGGGGGAGGGAAGCGGCACCGAGCCATGGGACCAGGCATCGGCAGCGAGCGGCGCCCCCGGGAACGGAGGGGCGTTCAGAACGCGGAGGAGGGAGGCCAGCTGGCCGCCGCGAGCACCGCCACGCCGGTCAGACAAGCCCGCGCCCTCTCCCTGAGGGCGCTGCACGGGACGCCCCTGGATCGCGGGCAGGTTGTGGGCGAAGGGGGGAGGCCCGTCGGAGAAGAAGGGGATGTAGGCACCGTCTTCGCGGAAAGACTCGGCCATGTCCCAAAACCGCAGCGGCTCGACTGACACGACGCGCGCCCCCCAGCGCCCGCCCCAAGGCCAGATGTCACAAGGGACGTCACGCGGGCGCTCCATGAGCACTACGGCGCGCACAATGGCCAGCTCGCGCCCGGCAATGACCCGAGGATCAACCTCGAGCAGCTTGCCGAAGGAGGAAAATGCAGCACGGAGGCCCGCGGGGTTGAGGAATTCGGTggggaaggaggcagcagcgaGGAGCACACAGAAGCGGGCGCGCTGCTGCACCCGCCCAAACTCCTCCTCGCGGTGCAGCTCAACGCGCACGCCTCGTGGAGGAAGGGCTGACGCTGCTGGCGCTGCATGGCAACCTCCCGGTCAGCGTGGGAGGCAAACCGGAGGTACATAACGCCGATCGAAGAGGGGACGACGTCGACCGAGAGGTGGCCGAGCTCACGCGCGAGGACGGTCTGAACCGCGACGGTGGCGTTGATGAAGGCAGAGGGGGGCTCAATGGAGACGACCGCGAGGCGTAGAGCCGCCTCATAGTACCCCTCGGGCATGAAAACCTCGACGAAGCTGGGCCTGTCGGAGTCGTTGCCGAAGGAAGGGGCGCCGGAGGAGACGACGGTCCCCTCGGAGGACGAGCGAGTCAAGGAGCTGCTCCGGGGGAGGGGACGGACGGTCCTCCACCGGCTCGGCGTGGCCCCAAACGTCTTCCACGCCCCCGTCAGCAGGGGGTGAGGCGGCGAGACGACCACGGCGGAGATGGAAATGTCGCGGGCGGGAGGGGGGGAGTCAGCGCGGCCAGTCCCATCTGTAGACGCATCGAGACGTCGCGGCTGCAGCACCGGAGGGCGCCACCGAGGCGTCGAGAAGCCGTAGGGTAGGGGGTCGGAGCGCGCAGgcggagaggcggaggtggtggagggGGAGGACTGGGGCGAGAGGAAGCGGGGGCGGGGACGGTGGTGGGgacggtggaccggggggtgggAGGCGCCATGGGACAGAGACGGGAGCGCGCGCGGTGCCCGGATCGCCGACACCGAACGGGATCGCGGCAGTCTTTGACGAAATGCCGCGTTGACAGGCACCGGAAGCACCCgtcgagagagagaggaggaggggcggGGGACGGGGGTGGATCGAGCGGTGGGTGGTGCGGGGTTAAGAGAGCCTGGAGGAAGGGGCGCAGTGGGTAGCGCAGGGGGAGGAGGGGGCATCAATGCGCGCGGTCTCGGCCGTTGGAGACAGCCCGGCGCTCCCGCTGCTGTCGACACTCGGGTGGCGGAGAGCAGGCACGCGCCCAGTCCGTTGGTCGCCGTTAGGAACAATCCCATCAGCAATTAAGGGAAGCAGGGGAGGCAGCAGGGATGGAGGaggggcggggcgacggggcgccgAAAGGCTACTCCAGCCTACGCGGCAACGCCCCGCAGTAAAGACGGAGGGGGCGGTGGGTGGGATGGAGCGAGCGGCCCGACGGGCGTCTTTCATGGAGGAGTGGAGAGCGAGGTTGACTTTGGCACACGAGGGCACGCCGGCGGCGACCACCGCCCGGGCCAGCGCTGGGGTCGACACGGGGACGGAGAAGACGAGAGGCTCACGCTCGGACGCATGGAGGAGTCTCTCTTCGGGGCCACAGAGAAAGATCGGCATGAGGCAAGAAATGGCGGCAGCGTTGAAGCACGGAGCACGCCGCGGTGGAGTAACCCAGACGACGGCGGACGCCACGCCATGAGAGGGGGAGGCGGCAGCGACGCCACGCCCCATGGAACGCAGGACGTCGGCGTGGAAGAGAAAGCCTGGGCGGGGAACAACCGAGACACGGGGACGCGTACCTGCGGGATGACGAGGTCCGCGCCGGCGGACGGTCCAGCGGCCAACCCCCGGGGCAGGCGGTGGCAGTTGGGGCGAGGAGGCGGGGGTGGCGGGGGCCAGCCCCCGCGGCGAGTGGGAAGCGGCAGAGGCAGCGCCGGGCGggtcgccccgcgcgtcgccatcgccATCGCCAGACTCCATCCTCTCGTGTCTGAGGGTCAACATGTTTAAATTCAGTTGTATATGAAGTGTACATGTTTAAATTCAGTGGTGGCCTTATAGTCGTCTGAAGTTGGCTACACGAAGCAGTCTTCAGCTATAATTCAAGCATATATCCTTCATGTTTGACCAAAGCAGTGATATATGCTGGTGCCGCTCTAGTGCCTTGGCACACATTTGTCACATTTTGGCCAATTCGTGGCTCGTTCATGTGCCTCGGCACACTTTTGTCACTGTATTACTGACGATGGGTTCAGCAACTGTATATATAAAATTTTAGAAGGGTCTTTTTTGTAGCTTTGGTCAAATTCAGGCAGCAATTGCAGTGCACTACGAATCTGGACATTTTCGCGAATCCTAGTTACTCtctgatttatttatttatttatttattgttgTATAGTCATTTGTTTCTAAGTTCTGATTAACCCTTTAAGCATGGATATTGTACTTGAAGTTTTCCCCCAATGTGTGTTTGCGACTTTTGTAGAGAGCTGAGAGGAGCCATGAGTTCATTTTGTGATTTCAGGAATATGTATACCCTATAACCAGAAGAATGTATGCTGACTTGGCTGCTGTTACCTAACTGACCTTCATTCAGGAAAAAAACATCTTTTTTTCTTGACCACACTATGAAAGTGTTCTTACATATCGATCCCCATCGAGAGCGCCGAAAACAAATCGATTAAGCTCCTCAACACCAATGTCGTCCCAGATACCAAGAGGCGAGCTAACGATGCGAGTGCGGTACACAAGGGTAGTTTCAATTTGTTTCGGCGACTTGTAGCTGAAAACCAGAGCGATGAACCTTGTTGTTTCAGTGCTATAGGGCACCAAAAGTCAAATTCAGAAACAGAATAATACCCACAAACAAAGACCACTTTTGTGTTCTAAAAAGAAAACCTCTAACAACATAATGAAAATTATGATCCAAGCACAGCATGCTTGATGATGTTCTGCCAACAAAATTTCCTATTTAAGACATGTCAGAAGTAACTAGCATCCAAAGTGACATGTATTCATCCAAGTGTTACACTAACAAATAGCAGCAGAGATTTTATTTCTCAGACCATTAGCAGTAAAGAAAAAAAAGATTTGCTACATCACATCATCAGCAGAATTTCACACATTATATCATTAGCAGACAAGTGGTTGTCTACTAAATCGCCGCTAAAAAGATGCTTATGCCTGTAAATAGAAGATAAAAGTTTAAGCCGCAGGATGGTGTTGGACAAAAGTTTAGGCTTCATG
This sequence is a window from Aegilops tauschii subsp. strangulata cultivar AL8/78 chromosome 7, Aet v6.0, whole genome shotgun sequence. Protein-coding genes within it:
- the LOC141027572 gene encoding uncharacterized protein, with amino-acid sequence MARSPCVSLSLLSWNVQGLGDPDKCTRVRDAIASINPYIVCIQETKLSSLDAFKLATFLPGLLSAYVVKDAEGSRGGIVTAWNPRAFDLVSSSFSLFTLTTVLSSTVSDLVLLSPMSMPPLTTRALASSSSMPMRWPPQSSSLGAILGDFNLIRRVHEKNKPPFDAARAATFNSLINDLAWFELPLSDRLYTWTNRRSPPTLERLDRVFFDAGWDALLPDSALSSRARTCSDHVPLVVSASTKIPAALRFFFENAWLADPRFLAATLPSWTGARCSRDAAGDLASRKKAFRSVAKTWKRQHRFFPTFKNDCVFLIDLFDFLEESRCLSADENALRSDARCALEAFVLRQAAFWKQRGKCRRVREGDENTRFFHAQAFRPVSLQNADGKTLCRGLTSRLQWQISPTIDEDQSGFIPGRSIAENFIYALVDGAPPGVAVRG